In Flavobacteriales bacterium, the sequence CCATCAATATCGATAAGGTAGTTTTTTATTTCTTCTGCTAAAACAGGACTGGCTTTCTTTCCATCCTTATCTAATGCTTCTTTTAGTTCTTTGCTCATTGTACTGTAATATAAAAAATCCGCTAGTATCAATTTACTAGCGGATTCAAAAATAATAGATTCTAGTTTAAATTAAACTATTAATAGTAGATTAATCTTCTTACTTTGGCAATGTGCTTAGCTAAACGGATAACTTGTTTAGTGTATCCAAATTCATTATCGTACCAAGTATATAATGTTGTGCTTTTTCCATCTTCAGAAACGATTGTAGCATTACTGTCAAAAACAGACGGACAAGTGTTTCCGATAATATCATTACTTACCAATTCTTCATTAACCTGATAGTTGATTTGGTTAACCAAACGACCTGATAGCGCAGCTTCCTTAATTGTACTGTTAACTTCTTCTAGTGAAGTTTCCTTTTTTAAGTTTAGGTGCATAATTGCTAAAGATCCATTAGGTGTAGGTACACGAACGGCATTGGCAGTTAACTTTCCTAATAACGAAGGAACAACTTTTGTAACAGCTTTACCTGCACCAGTAGATGTGATAACCATATTGATGGCAGCAGAACGACCTCTACGTGGTTTCTTGTGCATATTGTCCAATAAGTTTTGGTCGTTGGTGTATGCATGAACTGTTTCGATATGTCCTTTTTCTATTTCAAAATTATCTTCAATAACTTTTAAAACAGGGCTTATAGCATTGGTTGTACATGAAGCAGCAGAGAAAATGTCGTGTTCTTCAATGTCAAATTCATCTTGGTTAATTCCGTAAACAATGTTAGGGATTTCCTTACCAGGAGCAGTTAATAATACTTTTGCTATTTCCTCATTTTCTAAATGTTGAGCTAAAGCATCTTTTGTATTAAATACTCCAGTACTATCAATTAATAAAGCATTATTGATTCCGTATTGTCCATAAGGCACAGATGTAGGAGACTTTGCTTCAATTAATTGGACTTTTT encodes:
- a CDS encoding glyceraldehyde-3-phosphate dehydrogenase; protein product: MENLATKSGYREGLNDYVKQKQAAVDLVNSVGNLMFNKGVELVLFRNHLVDISLSEVINLFSNYANKVLKTPIDVHTAAEVAAAMIKVDLAPSKIDLGKLTAEYVAEKSSYSSINDFLSKKLESFIGQDKHTFEPKDVVLYGFGRIGRLVVRELIKQAGKGQQLLLKAIVLRTVTDEQIIKRAALLRNDSVHGAFKGTVIEDLENKALIINGQKVQLIEAKSPTSVPYGQYGINNALLIDSTGVFNTKDALAQHLENEEIAKVLLTAPGKEIPNIVYGINQDEFDIEEHDIFSAASCTTNAISPVLKVIEDNFEIEKGHIETVHAYTNDQNLLDNMHKKPRRGRSAAINMVITSTGAGKAVTKVVPSLLGKLTANAVRVPTPNGSLAIMHLNLKKETSLEEVNSTIKEAALSGRLVNQINYQVNEELVSNDIIGNTCPSVFDSNATIVSEDGKSTTLYTWYDNEFGYTKQVIRLAKHIAKVRRLIYY